The following DNA comes from Chloroflexota bacterium.
TTCCATACTCTTATTTTCTGGCCTTTCAATATCTTTTAGCAGGGAAAATTCGTGAAAGACCAATCAATAGAAGCGGGTATTTCGCTACTTATCTCGATATCTCGATGTGGCCCAAATCGATAGCTGACCAGAAATCTATATAGCTAAGCGGAAACAAAGCTTCTCTTCAAGCGAGGTCATACTCATCCGCCCTAATTAAACCTTGACCTGAAGTTAGTCCTCCCGTGCTGAATTCTAACCATACACAATGCCTGGTAGCCACAGAATTATCTGAGGGAATATGATAACTAAAGCCAGACCAATTAGCTGAAGCGCAACGAAGGGGATAACGCCCTTAAATATTTCAGTGAGCTGAACTTCAGGCGGAGCAACTCCTTTGAGATAATATATGGAAACGGCAAAAGGCGGCGTCAGGAAGGAAGTCTGTAAATTAACCGCAAAAACCAGGGCAAACCAGAGAGGATCGAAGCCAAGGGTGGGTATTATCGGAGCCAGAATGGGGATAAAGATTAAGAGTATGGCAATCCAGTCAATGAGAAAACCCATAAGGAAGATGATGAACATGATTACGGCAAGGACACCATAAGGACCAAAGGGCAGCCCCAGCAGTAATCGTGTAATCACATCGCCACCGCCAAGGGCCAGAAAGACGCCACAGAAAATACTGGCTCCCACGGCTATTATCAGCACCATGCTCGAAATTTTGATAGTTGCGTAAACAGATTCCTTCAGACCTTGCAAGCTAAATCTCCGGTAAACGATAGCGAGGAGCGCACCACAGGTAGCGCCGACTGCTGCAGCTTCAACTGGAGCCGCCAGCCCCATGATGATTGACCCCAGAACGGCCACAATAATGAGGAAAAACGGCACCATATCGATGACCACAGAAAAAATCAGCTTAAGTATTGGCATTGCCCTTTCCTCGGACGGCAAACTCGGACCAGCCTTCGGTTGAATATAGCATCTGATGATAATATAAGTTAAGTACAGGCCTGATAGCACCAAGCCGGGCATTATACCGGCGGTAAACAGCCTGGCTACCGATAGACCAGCTAAAGGTCCGTATAAAATGAGCATTATGCTCGGTGGGATAAGGATACCCAGAGTCCCGCCAGCCAAGATGCTGCCCGTGGCTAATGGTACGTCATAGCCACGCTTCATCATGGCCGGGAGAGCCAGCATACCCATAACTGTAACCGGGGCACCAACTATCCCGGTGCCGGCGGCAAACAGGGTGCACAGAAAAACGGTGGCCAGGGCTATTGACCCTCTTAGCGGCCCAAAAGCCACCTGTAAGATACCGAAAGCCCTTTCGGCAATACCGGCCCGTTCCATGACACATCCCATAAAGACAAACAGCGGGACGGCGGGTAAGGCATCATTCAGCATTACCCAGATAGTACGGGAGACCATCTGGCTAAAAACCACTTGCCCCCAGCCGATGAAGCCAAATATCAGCGCAATACCAGCAAGGACAAAAGCAACGTGAAACCCGGAAAAGATGCCAATCATAACGGCGACAAACATCAACAGGGCAAGAGTTTCAGACTCCATACTCTTTCCCCCTTATAGCCAGGCCCAGGCTGCGAATGAATTCAGCAATGCCCTGAAGCGTTAATAAAATAAGCGCCACCGGCAATACCGTCTTCAGGGGATAAATCGGCGGACTCCAGGCACCAGCCGTACTTGTCTCATGCAGCGACCAGGAGAAGGCGACATAAGGTATCCCTTTGTAAAGTAACACTGCCATCACCGGGAAAAGGAGCACCAGGAACAGAAAAGCATCAAGGCCCCCCTGCCAGCGCGGTGGCAGGAACCGGTAAAAGACGTCTATCCTGACGTATCCCCTGGCGTAAAGCAGGTAAGCAGCTCCCATCATGAAGTGGGCCCCGTAAATCATGTAGGTTAGGTCGTAAGCCCAGATGGTCGGGGCATTAAAGACATATCTGGCTATCACCTCGTACATTAATCCCACGACCAGAAAGACAATGAGCCAGGCAAAAAGCTTACCCACCGTCTCACTCGTCTTATCAATAAATTTTAAGAAAAGGCGCAACTTTGCCTCCTTATCCTTTCTGCAAATTTAACCTGCTAAAAAGCTGGAACAATGCATTTAGCTACCACTTATAGTAGGCTAGTAGGGTCATTCTTGCAAACCCTACTAGCCTATCATTTGCCAGCGTTTTAAGCCGGTTACTTCCAGTAATGGTCAGCAGTGAACGAGTAGTCCTTAAAGAAAATTCCCCTGTAGGGAACAATCTTCGAGGCCCAATCACGCTGCGACTCAAAAATCTTGGCAAAGCGGGGGTTCTTGGCGGCTTCTCGTGCAGCTACCACGTCCCAGGCGTCCAGAAGCTTCTCCAATATCTCATCTGGTGACTTAACCAAAGTAACACCATGCTTGGTAATAAGCTCATTCAAAGCCCACTGGCCCAAGACATACTCTTCGATGGTGCTCTTCAGCAACATCTCGTTGCAGACTGATTCGACCAACTTCTGAAGGTCCGCAGGTAGCGCCTCAAAGCGCGCTCTGTTGATTCCCAGTTCCACATACCCGGTTGGCTGGTGGACCCCAGGGGCATGGTAGAACTTGAGAACGTCGGCGATGCCCAACAGCATGTCGCTGTGAGGGTCGCTGTATTCAGAGGCATCAAGTACGCCCTTTTCCAAGTTGGGAAGTATCTCGCCCCCGGGCACAGTCATTACTGACACGCCGGCCTCTTTAAAGACCTCGGCGGCCATGCCAGCTACCCGCATTTTATACCCGGCGAGGTCCTCCCACTTCTCCAATGGCTTCGGGAACCAGCCCAGCGGCTCTGGGAACTCTCCCTTCACGATAAAGGGCATAATATTCGTATAGCCCAGCTCTTGAAAAAGCTCCCGGTATAGCTCATAGCCACCGCCGAAGAACATCCATCCGGTATGGTCCCAGGTGTCCATGCCGAAAGGACCACCGGCGCAAGAAGCAAACAGGGTGAAGGCGTTATCTTTGCCCACCCAGTAACCGGACCAGGCAATAGATCCGTCCAGAACGCCGTCATTAACAGCGTCAGCCTGCTCGAAGGCGGCGACTATCGTCCCCGGAGCCAGGTATTGTATCTTTATCCGGCCCAAGCTCTGCTCTTCTATCCTCTGTACGGCTCTCTCTCCTGATAGATAATCCCAGCTGCCAACGCCAAAGGCACTCTGTACTTTCCACTCAAAAACCTCGGCGGGCGCGGCTGGAGCAGGTGCCGGTGCTGGGGCAGGCGCTGGTGCCGGAGCTGCACAAGCACCAATCAACCCGCTTACTAATGCGACCAATGCAACCAAAGCCAATATTCGTTTCTTATGCACTTTTTCATCCTCCTAGCTTTTTAAAACACTGTAGTCTGAAAATCTTCTGCTATTAAAGGCGATCACCCCCTTTATCATATTATTTGGGTATTTATATATTTCAAGGTATGTTATGGCTGATACTGCCTAGGATTGCAGTCTCCCAAACACCTGATGATACCAACGGTCCAGCACAAATTAAGTTCAACTGTGGGATTCCGCTCGCTTGATTCAACGCTAGGGTGCTTACCATAGGAACCATATCGGGTCTTTGCCTGGCTCTCCCCATGCAGAGCCCGCTTGTTGAATAACTTGATGTGGTATCTGCTTATATGATTGTAAGGTCATCAGACAATCTTTTTTC
Coding sequences within:
- a CDS encoding TRAP transporter small permease subunit, whose protein sequence is MRLFLKFIDKTSETVGKLFAWLIVFLVVGLMYEVIARYVFNAPTIWAYDLTYMIYGAHFMMGAAYLLYARGYVRIDVFYRFLPPRWQGGLDAFLFLVLLFPVMAVLLYKGIPYVAFSWSLHETSTAGAWSPPIYPLKTVLPVALILLTLQGIAEFIRSLGLAIRGKEYGV
- a CDS encoding TRAP transporter substrate-binding protein, with amino-acid sequence MHKKRILALVALVALVSGLIGACAAPAPAPAPAPAPAPAAPAEVFEWKVQSAFGVGSWDYLSGERAVQRIEEQSLGRIKIQYLAPGTIVAAFEQADAVNDGVLDGSIAWSGYWVGKDNAFTLFASCAGGPFGMDTWDHTGWMFFGGGYELYRELFQELGYTNIMPFIVKGEFPEPLGWFPKPLEKWEDLAGYKMRVAGMAAEVFKEAGVSVMTVPGGEILPNLEKGVLDASEYSDPHSDMLLGIADVLKFYHAPGVHQPTGYVELGINRARFEALPADLQKLVESVCNEMLLKSTIEEYVLGQWALNELITKHGVTLVKSPDEILEKLLDAWDVVAAREAAKNPRFAKIFESQRDWASKIVPYRGIFFKDYSFTADHYWK
- a CDS encoding TRAP transporter large permease subunit, translated to MESETLALLMFVAVMIGIFSGFHVAFVLAGIALIFGFIGWGQVVFSQMVSRTIWVMLNDALPAVPLFVFMGCVMERAGIAERAFGILQVAFGPLRGSIALATVFLCTLFAAGTGIVGAPVTVMGMLALPAMMKRGYDVPLATGSILAGGTLGILIPPSIMLILYGPLAGLSVARLFTAGIMPGLVLSGLYLTYIIIRCYIQPKAGPSLPSEERAMPILKLIFSVVIDMVPFFLIIVAVLGSIIMGLAAPVEAAAVGATCGALLAIVYRRFSLQGLKESVYATIKISSMVLIIAVGASIFCGVFLALGGGDVITRLLLGLPFGPYGVLAVIMFIIFLMGFLIDWIAILLIFIPILAPIIPTLGFDPLWFALVFAVNLQTSFLTPPFAVSIYYLKGVAPPEVQLTEIFKGVIPFVALQLIGLALVIIFPQIILWLPGIVYG